Genomic segment of Salvia hispanica cultivar TCC Black 2014 chromosome 2, UniMelb_Shisp_WGS_1.0, whole genome shotgun sequence:
AGATCAGACCATAAGAAAACATTAAAACCTTCCTGCTTTAGACCCCAGAAACCGGGAAAACATGAATTACCTGTCTTGCAAGTAAGAATTGTATTCGCGAATTGTTGGTATTGCTATAAGCCACCACAACACCAACCTATATACAATTATAGGATTTCGAGGAGGAACCCAAAGGCAAAACTTCAGAAAGAAAGTATTGAGTTCCACGGTCAAGAAGACAATGCAAAGGCTCAGAACTTGAACAAAGCGGAATGGACCAAGAAATGGGTGCCATTCGTCTTTATCCCACATGGCAGGAGTGAACTGTCCAAGAGTTCGTTTGACCTGAAAATCAAAGAGGATGCCATAAGTTTCTGTTTACAGTGATGGTGCAACATTATAAATGGCTTTATGCAGAAAAAACATCCTAACCAAACCTCGGTGTAGCATGACATAAACAACTTATACTGAAGTTAccatatactactacaatacATTTAAACTCAATCAGGATGAAAGAAACCCAATTGGCTTAAAATTAGAACTTCAGAAATGAAGAGAACTATGCCCTGCCGGAATCTCATATGTGGGTCATCTCAATTGGTGCATGTTTTACATATCGTCACTTTGGAATCTAATGTTATCCTATATACCAGAgaattctataaaaaaaatgcaatttataaGCAACATATTAGACAAGCTGCCAGCTAAACACCAGGACACAACAATATATGCATAACAACTCCATCCAACACATTCAACCCACTTAGACAACCAACTAGAACACATGCAAATCTGCAGTTACTTTAAAGATATTACTTTATGTAATTTGAAAGTCATGCAAACTGACGTACTTTCCCCATGATGTTAGGCTGCTGGCTTATGCCAACCCACTCATAAGTTCTTCCATCAAAGTACCGAACTGTGCGCATACCAGACCAAATACCTGTGAagcaaaaaatgaaacatagtGACAACCCTCTTTCCACAAGAAGTAAAGATGAATATCTAATATATAAGTAGGTAACCAAGATAAGCCAGCAACAAGGATAGAAGAAAATCGGGTTCTAGTTCGGCTAAAAATTTCTGCAAGGATCTGCAGGTAATAAACCAACTATATGTCCGTAGACGAGAGTTGTAAGAGGAAATCATATTTAAGCTAAAATGTGTTACTATCTTCTCTAAAAAAGGGCATGTAAAATATTTTCGGGTAATatgaaaaacccaaaaatgatAACCAGAGTTGAAGCAACTAAAACTTACCAAACCAATTGCAGATACATATGTCAAGAATGATACTGTCCCACCAACATTCATTGAAGTTCGGTAACATGTGGCGAAAAGTCAGCTGAAAACACCATATACAAAAACCACctttaatgaaaaaagaaatacgtcCTCAGTCCTTGCTCGGCACTGAACAGCGTAAAATTAGTAGGCAAAGAACAAAAACTGACCTCCATCAACTCAAATCCGATAGAAAGTACCCACAAAAGTGGCTGATTACGAATCATTATAGCTTTCCCCCACCAACCGAGGATATGTGCCAAAACAAACTCATCAAAAAGTGTGTCCTAAGAACAACATGAATCAAAGTTTCAGTGCTAGCTGCATAGGCATATTTACTTGACAAGTACATAAAACAAACACTAAAAATACAAAGATAACATACATAAACATTCTTAAACCTGCTTGTAGGATTTTCAGGTAAATAAATTCGGCAATCGGCACCATATGATCTTTCTGGATGTTCTGCATTTATGACAAATAGAATATATCGGTAATAACTCACATCCACTAATGAGTATAATGGTGGAAAACATGTAGCTTGCATTCAATGGAGGAGTAAAAGTTGGAACACCCTACCAACACCAAGATCAGGATGCAGGAATCGCATAAATTGCCGTGCATCATCACGCTTCTTCAAAAACGAAAAATTGAGAAGAGATATCAGAAACTATTGAGAAAATTCATAAAGCGTGATAAATCCAAGCTATGATGCAGTCAAGaagaaatcacaaaaaaaagcTAAGGTAAAATAATGAGTAAAGCTGCAAagatattcattttttaaaaattgtgttaaaagaATCATACTATGATttaaccaaacaaaaaaaattctgaaCATTATGAATAAAACTTCTACAGTCTCTGTTTTAGGAATCCATATTCAGGCTACTTATGACAATGCCCACAACgtgtaaaataatttcagTTATGCATAATATCTCTAGCCTGTCTCTCCAACAAACTCAGTATGCTGAATTGATGGAAGactacatataaatataagaattatttgattttatcaagAAAAGTACTAAATTAACATACAGACACTTGCCATATAGCTAAACTAAACTTAAGCCCAAAATAggccaaaaaaaatacaactgTATACAAAAACATAAAGGGCTACCTGGAATAGTAAAAATGTTAAGGCAACGAGGTATATTACAGCCATTCCATGAACAAGTCGCCATATTGCAGGATGCGGCCGGATAAGTATCCTGAAAAAGAATGTGGTCCATGATAATTTGTCCAGACACACGAGCATGTCAAAGGTAGAGCTTCGGGTATTGCAATATTCATAAGGTATTCCAAGAACATCATGGGGCACGCCTATATTTTTTAAGCCATTTAGCTTTAACTGAAGTTAATGCCTTCTGAAATGCTAAATACCTCTATTTGCAGCCAAGTCAGGTAATCATTCATAAACAATTCTAAATGCTAGAGAAGACAAACTgatgatttaagaaaattgttcTTCACACAACAAGAGTAGAACCTTTACAGAACCAATTAGCTCATGCAAAGACAAGCAGACTTCACAGGGTAGGTTGAGAATAACTTACGTTGAAGGAGCCTGCAATAAGCAATAAGCAAGGAACACCGCGATCATCGCCCATAAACCCCTATCAAAAGGCATAAATGCAACACTTAGCCttcaaaaattacatagaGGATGcgcaaataagaaaatacaaTTCTCTTATGTGCACTTTTTTATGTGGTATTCAAAGGTTTTAGCAGTCACCTCTTCACAGAAGTAACAAGCTCAGTTTCTGAACCACGTTCAGGATCAAGTGCTCCACTTGCCCATCTGAGGAATATTTCCAAATCGAAGTTATTTCAGGactattgaaaaataattgctCATATCATGAAGTGGTTCTCTTCTGTTTCACTATTATGCTTCCTAGCATCTCCAAGTGAAACCGGAGATATTAAACTTATAGGGTTTAGGAAAATGCAGTACAAAAATTATTCACATATCCATTGCCACCAAAACTTATGAATGAACCAAAAAATGCAGTACAAAAATTTAACCAACTTACACAAGGAAGCATGCACCAATTAGTAATAATGTAATTGTGCGAGGCTTGTAAGCCCAGGCAGTCCACGGATCATGATCGTGTTCGCTACTTGATGTGCTCAAATCACCGTTTTGATAAGCCACATGAACCTTCCGCAAAGCTCTCCATTCGTCGTTAAATTCCATATTCTATGATGCAAGACACTTCTCACTGCAAGAACAATTCAAAGAATGAGCTTCATGACCGCCATAAGCTACCATTACAAGATAGAGGATAGTAAAAGTTATCGATGATTATAATAAGAAAACTTTGCCAACCACCCCATGAAATAAACTACAGTAACAAATTAACATCATAAAATGCTGTCCTATCATCCGGCAGATAAATTCCAAGGTGCTAAAACAAGTTAAAAAACACATAGCAAAGATAACACTATTGGTCAATGCAAGTCCACGCCTTTTCCATGCATACAACTATATGAGTTACAAATATACACTAAAACTATTTAAGCTCAGAGTTCCAAGTAGAGAGGCAAAGTAGACCTCTAGAAATCTGAAGTTAGTGGCACACCAAAagctaataaaaatatagaagtatcaaaatttcaaaacacaGCCTCCAAATTTTCTCCGAGTAAAAGATAAATACACTGAGATACAGAACCTAAAAGTAATagtcaaccaaaaaaaaagcagCTACAAGCCTACAGCAAGATAAGTTTCCACACACCTaccaaattttattcaatcgTCTACCATAACAcaacataataaataaaagggtCGGGTTTATTCACAAAACCTTGCGGCTTATAAACCCTAATCACACGCCTCTCTAATCCATAAACAGTAAAAAAAGTTTCAACTTGAACAGTACCAATCCTGCGTAGACTTAGTCAATTAACATTAATGGAAGACGCGGAACCAAATGAAAGctagaaaaaaattcaaaagagtGAATCGCCGCATGCAATGGAAGAGGCAGCAGAATCAAAATCCACGACTTCGAGTGTCGTTTTCAACCGATTAATTCGTCAATTCGGGAATATCAAACACTTAAGTTCGGTGCATGCTAAGAATCCGATATACCCCATTCCCCCCGGAAGATTAAAGAGTCGAATCGAAACACACATTGCTTGTATATGAGAAACAGAAAAGCCAATCAATACATACATTGGAGTAATGCCAATTATATTCccctaaaaagggaaaaggggaagaaaaaaagaagaaagagttGAGAGGTAAGAAAGAAAGTGAATCAAATAATGGCATTCACTTACTGAATTATATAGTAGAGAATAGAGAAGGATCTGAGCCCTGGGATGGAAATGAGCTCATCGAGATTTGAGTAGAGAAGTAAAAGAGAAGTGAGAGTCCGGAACGTATAAATGTGCGGCTGAATACCGATAAATTTTGTGCTCAGAtgaaaaggagagagagagagagagagagcaggCGACGAAAAGGCGGTGACGTTTTAAAATGGTACGGCGGTCAAAGGGGgagtttagagagagagagtattttgattttgaatatcTGGAGTTGGGtgtgtttaattttgtaataaagGCGTAGACTGCATTGAAATCGACTAGAGTGGGGatattccattttatttcagaataaacaCATTCATGTTTCGATTTATTGTCACGCCCCCAAAGGTATATTCTTCATACTACATAATCTCCATCACATCTCATCTACCTCTAATTTCATTcctcaataaaatatttttttattactaatttcaaccaaatttaaaatatactacttcGTACTCTCACTTTAATTGgaacaaattttttaaaacgtCAAGGTATGAAGCCGTCCATGtgagtaaaatttaaatcatactTTTATGAACCGTAACTTACGAATAGTAACTTACGAATAGTGATCTTGAAAATTGacaaaagttttaatttaaaattgatcaatatgagagataaaataagaaaaatagttgaaataatattattgaattCTGAGATTCACATTATGAGTTGTTTAATgtgagataaattttttttaaaatgtaaaaatgaactaaCTTTGATTAATTGACCAAAAcgacaaaaatttattttttaaagactGACGaagcattaaaatattagatcaacctactaaaaaaataaatatataaaacatagAGTAATAGACTATTCCCTcggtcccggctaagatgatcATATTGAATAGTGTACATGTCactgataaaataaattttaagttctcaattgatatttttttacgaaaattaattttttttttactatcgTTACAAATCATTGATAGTTTCGAATCATTAACattgtgatttgattttttttatcttaaaaatGAACTGCCATTAAATTTGAAGATCAAAACTATTTTGACTTGATTAGTaactataatagtattaattaaatattcaaatgtaAATTGAAGTCAATTTTTGTCTTCAACACATGtccctttttttatattaggaATGACCATTAGAAAAAAGATACATTTTGGGGTCTATGAGATCTAAACAAATCTTTGAAGTTTAggcatataatcaaattaatcaaaGAAATATATCACGTGTTTGGTAAGGTTATTGGATAACAACAATTTGATTTGGCGGCATGGCCATATTAGGCGGATTTTTAAGA
This window contains:
- the LOC125204320 gene encoding CDP-diacylglycerol--serine O-phosphatidyltransferase 1-like, which translates into the protein MEFNDEWRALRKVHVAYQNGDLSTSSSEHDHDPWTAWAYKPRTITLLLIGACFLVWASGALDPERGSETELVTSVKRGLWAMIAVFLAYCLLQAPSTILIRPHPAIWRLVHGMAVIYLVALTFLLFQKRDDARQFMRFLHPDLGVEHPERSYGADCRIYLPENPTSRFKNVYDTLFDEFVLAHILGWWGKAIMIRNQPLLWVLSIGFELMELTFRHMLPNFNECWWDSIILDICICNWFGIWSGMRTVRYFDGRTYEWVGISQQPNIMGKVKRTLGQFTPAMWDKDEWHPFLGPFRFVQVLSLCIVFLTVELNTFFLKFCLWVPPRNPIIVYRLVLWWLIAIPTIREYNSYLQDRKLVKKVGTFCWLSLAICIVELLICIKFGHGLFPNVMPRWVVIFWTTVGIGLIVFLVAWSYQLHRSMKRKWQ